The following proteins are encoded in a genomic region of Pyrus communis chromosome 11, drPyrComm1.1, whole genome shotgun sequence:
- the LOC137749583 gene encoding uncharacterized protein, giving the protein MEDGKEQRVDEGSEKSSPEEEEVIKKKYGGIIPKKPPLISKDHERAYFDSADWALGKQGVEKPKGPLEALRPKLQPTQQQTRYRKSPCAPADGEDEGSPASEDTTANE; this is encoded by the exons ATGGAGGACGGGAAAGAGCAGCGGGTGGACGAGGGGTCTGAAAAATCTTCCCCAGAGGAG GAGGAAGTTATAAAGAAAAAGTATGGTGGAATCATTCCAAAAAAACCACCACTAATTTCAAAG GACCATGAACGTGCTTATTTTGATTCTGCTGACTGGGCACTTGGAAAG CAAGGTGTTGAAAAGCCAAAAGGACCACTTGAAGCCCTTCGGCCAAAGTTACAG CCCACACAGCAGCAAACACGATACAGAAAGTCTCCTTGTGCTCCGGCAGATGGTGAAG ATGAAGGAAGTCCCGCTTCTGAGGATACAACTGCCAACGAATGA
- the LOC137708802 gene encoding F-box/LRR-repeat MAX2 homolog A-like, with product MATTINDLPEVILSAIITLVSDTRTRNSLSLVCKKFRSMERATRASLTLRGNARDLHRIPICFTAVDQLDLSLLSPWGHALLSPSAANTDPLLLAQRLRDAFPSVTSLTVYSRSHSTIQNVSRLWPGLRRVKLVRWHQRPHSPPGADSDFVPLFSECQSLLELDLSEFYYWTEDLPPVLEAHPGVARSLTKLNLLTTSFTEGFKANEIKSITAACPKLQHLLVACMFDPRYIGFVGEEALLSISANCPELRVVHLVDTTSLANARGDPNDNGFTAEDARVGRAALVDFFSGLPLLEELVLDVCNNVRDSGLALEVLGSKCPRLRLLKLGQFHGICSAIGSELDGIALCAGLESLSIKNSADLTDMGLIEIARGCCRLAKFEVIGCKRITVKGLRTMACLLKKTLVDVGISCCKNLDAAASLRALEPIRDRIQRLHIDCVWEQEDAHGFDGIDYGGGIGLNRNGDDGGDYMDLNWAAEYENRSSKKCKLGMDGECSYMPRSNRHGYGDWSWYDETWERLHYLSLWVGVGELLTPLPSVGLNDCPNLEEIHIRVEGDCRGKHRPTQREFGLSCLAGYLRLSKMKLDCGDTVGYALTAPPGQMDLSLWERFFLAGIGSLSLSVLDYWPPQDRDVNQRSVSLPAAGLLSECDTFRKLFIHGTAHEHFMMFLVRNNNLNLRDVQLREDYYPAPENEMSTEMRVDSCCRFEDALNRRPILD from the coding sequence ATGGCCACCACCATCAACGACCTGCCGGAGGTCATATTATCCGCCATCATCACCTTAGTTTCCGACACCCGGACCCGGAACTCGCTCTCCCTCGTGTGCAAGAAGTTCCGGAGCATGGAGAGGGCCACGCGCGCTTCTCTCACGCTCCGGGGCAACGCGCGCGACCTCCACCGGATCCCGATTTGCTTCACAGCGGTGGACCAGCTCGACCTATCACTCTTATCCCCGTGGGGCCACGCACTGCTCTCCCCCTCCGCTGCCAACACCGACCCTCTCCTCCTCGCCCAGCGCCTCCGTGACGCCTTCCCATCCGTCACCTCACTCACTGTCTACTCCCGATCTCACTCCACCATCCAGAACGTCTCCCGTCTGTGGCCGGGATTGCGCCGGGTCAAGCTCGTCCGCTGGCATCAACGGCCCCACTCGCCCCCGGGCGCCGACTCCGACTTCGTTCCTCTGTTCTCGGAGTGTCAATCCCTCTTGGAGCTCGACTTGTCGGAATTCTACTACTGGACGGAGGACCTCCCGCCGGTTCTGGAAGCCCATCCCGGCGTGGCTCGATCTCTCACCAAGCTCAATCTCTTGACGACGTCGTTTACCGAGGGTTTCAAGGCCAACGAGATCAAATCCATCACGGCGGCGTGTCCCAAACTGCAGCATCTCCTGGTGGCGTGTATGTTCGATCCGAGATACATAGGCTTCGTCGGCGAGGAGGCTCTTTTATCGATCTCCGCCAACTGTCCGGAGCTCAGAGTCGTTCATTTGGTCGATACGACGTCGCTGGCCAACGCCCGCGGCGACCCAAACGACAATGGGTTCACCGCCGAAGACGCGCGGGTCGGGCGCGCGGCGTTAGTCGACTTCTTCTCGGGGCTTCCGCTGCTGGAAGAGTTGGTGCTGGATGTGTGTAACAACGTGAGAGACAGTGGGTTGGCGCTGGAAGTGCTCGGGTCCAAGTGCCCCAGGCTGAGACTGCTCAAGCTGGGCCAGTTCCATGGGATTTGCTCAGCTATTGGGTCCGAGCTCGACGGCATTGCGTTGTGTGCAGGGCTAGAGTCGCTGTCGATTAAGAACTCGGCCGATTTGACGGACATGGGGCTGATTGAGATTGCGAGAGGGTGTTGTAGATTGGCCAAGTTTGAGGTCATTGGATGTAAGAGAATTACGGTTAAGGGGTTGAGGACGATGGCTTGTTTGTTGAAGAAGACTTTAGTGGATGTTGGGATCTCTTGTTGCAAGAACTTGGATGCCGCCGCATCATTGCGGGCTCTGGAGCCCATTCGTGATCGGATTCAGCGCCTGCACATTGATTGCGTATGGGAACAGGAGGATGCtcatggctttgatggcattgATTATGGTGGCGGCATTGGGTTGAATCGCaatggtgatgatggtggtgatTACATGGACTTGAATTGGGCGGCTGAGTACGAAAACAGAAGTAGCAAGAAATGCAAGTTGGGGATGGATGGGGAGTGTTCCTATATGCCACGAAGCAATCGGCATGGCTATGGCGACTGGTCTTGGTATGATGAGACATGGGAGAGGCTGCATTACCTTTCGCTTTGGGTTGGGGTCGGTGAGCTGCTGACTCCATTGCCGTCGGTGGGTCTCAATGATTGTCCCAATCTGGAGGAGATTCACATTCGCGTTGAAGGGGATTGCAGGGGAAAGCACAGACCCACACAGCGAGAATTCGGGTTGAGCTGCCTCGCAGGCTATCTTCGCCTGTCCAAGATGAAGTTGGATTGTGGTGATACAGTGGGTTATGCACTGACTGCCCCGCCGGGACAGATGGACCTTAGCCTCTGGGAGAGGTTCTTCCTGGCTGGGATTGGAAGTTTGTCCCTCAGTGTACTCGACTACTGGCCCCCGCAAGACCGAGATGTAAACCAGAGGAGTGTCTCACTTCCGGCTGCCGGGTTGCTGTCGGAATGTGACACGTTTCGGAAGCTCTTCATCCACGGCACGGCTCATGAACATTTCATGATGTTCCTTGTGAGAAATAACAACCTCAACTTGAGGGATGTGCAGCTGAGAGAGGACTACTATCCGGCACCCGAAAACGAAATGAGTACGGAGATGAGAGTGGATTCGTGTTGTCGATTCGAAGATGCACTCAACAGGCGCCCAATCCTcgattga